Proteins encoded by one window of Agelaius phoeniceus isolate bAgePho1 chromosome 5, bAgePho1.hap1, whole genome shotgun sequence:
- the KIN gene encoding DNA/RNA-binding protein KIN17 isoform X1, which translates to MGKSDFLSPKAIANRIKSKGLQKLRWYCQMCQKQCRDENGFKCHCMSESHQRQLLLASENPQQFMDYFSEEFRNDFLELLRRRFGTKRVHNNIVYNEYISHREHIHMNATQWETLTDFTKWLGREGLCKVDETPKGWYIQYIDRDPETIRRQQEQERKKKQDLDDEEKTAKFIEQQVRRGLEGKELEMPVYTELNRENEEEKVTFNLNKGASTSVAASSKTSSVLGQNALKMVEGAVKRKEVAHSSGQSKEKKKKSALDEIMELEEEKKRTSRRDYWLQPEIIVKIVTKKLGEKYHKKKAVVKEVIDKYTAVVKVIDSGDKLKLDQTHLETVIPAPGKKVMVLNGGYRGNEGILESINEKKFSVTITIDSGPLKGRRVEDIQYEDVSKLA; encoded by the exons ATGGGCAAGTCGGATTTCCTCAGCCCCAAGGCCATCGCCAACCGCATCAAGTCCAAGGGGCTGCAGAAGCTGCGCTGGTACTGCCAGATGTGCCAGAAGCAGTGCCGCGATGAG AATGGCTTCAAGTGTCATTGCATGTCTGAGTCCCACCAGAGGCAGTTGCTGCTGGCTTCTGAAAATCCTCAGCAATTCATGGATTACTTCTCTGA gGAATTCCGAAATGATTTCCTAGAATTGCTCAGGAGGCGATTTg GAACAAAGAGAGTGCACAATAATATTGTGTACAATGAGTACATCAGCCATCGAGAGCACATCCACATGAATGCCACACAGTGGGAGACCCTGACTGATTTTACAAAATGGCTGGGGAGAGAAG GTCTTTGCAAGGTTGATGAGACCCCTAAGGGCTGGTACATTCAGTACATCGACAGGGACCCAGAGACCATTCGCAGGCAGCAAGagcaagagaggaagaagaaacagGACCTTGATGATGAGGAAAAGACTGCTAAATTCATTGAGCAGCAAGTTAGAAGAGGTTTGGAGGGGAAAGAGCTG GAAATGCCAGTCTATACTGAACTGAATAGAGAAAACGAAGAAGAAAAAG ttACATTTAATTTAAACAAAGGAGCAAGTACTTCAGTCGCAGCATCTTCTAAAACAAG CAGTGTCCTTGGACAGAATGCACTGAAGATGGTGGAGGGGGcagttaaaagaaaagaagtagCTCATAGCTCTGGTCAgtccaaagagaaaaagaagaaatctgCACTGGATGAGATCATGGAG CTtgaagaggagaagaaaagaacatCTCGAAGAGACTACTGGTTACAGCCT GAAATTATTGTAAAAATTGTAACAAAAAAGCTTGGAGAGAAATACCACAAGAAGAAGGCAGTTGTTAAG GAAGTGATTGACAAATACACAGCAGTTGTGAAGGTGATTGACTCTGGGGACAAGCTGAAGCTTGATCAGACACATCTAGAAACTGTAATACCAGCACCAG gcaAGAAAGTGATGGTATTAAATGGTGGGTACAGGGGAAATGAAGGCATTTTGGAATCCATCAATGAGAAGAAGTTTTCAGTGACAATAACCATTGACTCA
- the ATP5F1C gene encoding ATP synthase F(1) complex subunit gamma, mitochondrial isoform X1, producing the protein MFARGAAVVLVQPQWGQVRNMATLKDITRRLKSIKNIQKITKSMKMVSAAKYARAERELKPARVYGTGALSLYEKAEIKAPEDKKKHLLIGVSSDRGLCGAIHTSIAKTLKNEITNLSNAGKEVMVVGVGDKIRGLLQRTHGNYFLLTFKEVGRRPPSFGDASAIALELLNSGYEFDEGSVIYNRFRSVISYKTDEKPIFSFETVAGSESLSIYDDIDADVLRNYQEFTLANILYYSLKESTTSEQSARMTAMDNASKNASEMIDKLTLTFNRTRQAVITKELIEIISGAAALD; encoded by the exons ATGTTCGCCCGGGGCGCCGCGGTCGTGCTGGTCCAGCCGCAATG gggccaagtcaggaataTGGCAACGCTAAAAGACA TCACCAGGCGTTTAAAGTCCATCAAGAACATCCAGAAGATCACCAAGTCCATGAAGATGGTTTCTGCAGCCAAATATGCAAGagctgagagggagctgaagccTGCAAGGGTCTATGGAACAGGAGCTCTGT ctctttatgagaaagcagaaataaaggCACCTGAGGACAAGAAGAAGCACCTCCTCATTGGTGTGTCCTCTGACCGAGGCCTGTGTGGTGCTATCCATACATCTATTGCTAAAACCCTCAAGAATGAGATTACCAACCTCTCAAATGCAGGGAAAGAGGTTATGGTGGTTGGAGTAGGTGACAAGATCAGAGGCCTGCTTCAAAG GACACATGGCAACTATTTCCTGCTGACATTCAAAGAGGTGGGACGGAGACCTCCAAGCTTTGGAGATGCTTCAGCCATTGCTTTAGAGCTGTTAAACTCTGGGTATGAATTTGATGAAGGCTCTGTCATCTACAATCGGTTCAG GTCTGTCATTTCTTACAAGACTGATGAAAAACCAATCTTCTCCTTTGAAACTGTGGCTGGCTCTG AAAGCCTGAGTATCTATGATGATATTGATGCTGATGTGCTGAGGAACTACCAGGAGTTCACGCTAGCAAACATTCTGTACTACTCCCTGAAGGAATCCACCACCAGCGAGCAGAGCGCCAGGATGACTGCCATGGACAACGCCAGCAAGAATGCTT CTGAGATGATTGACAAGCTGACCTTGACCTTCAACCGCACCCGCCAAGCCGTCATCACCAAGGAGCTCATTGAGATCatctctggtgctgctgctct GGATTAA
- the KIN gene encoding DNA/RNA-binding protein KIN17 isoform X2 has translation MGKSDFLSPKAIANRIKSKGLQKLRWYCQMCQKQCRDENGFKCHCMSESHQRQLLLASENPQQFMDYFSEEFRNDFLELLRRRFGTKRVHNNIVYNEYISHREHIHMNATQWETLTDFTKWLGREGLCKVDETPKGWYIQYIDRDPETIRRQQEQERKKKQDLDDEEKTAKFIEQQVRRGLEGKELEMPVYTELNRENEEEKVTFNLNKGASTSVAASSKTSVLGQNALKMVEGAVKRKEVAHSSGQSKEKKKKSALDEIMELEEEKKRTSRRDYWLQPEIIVKIVTKKLGEKYHKKKAVVKEVIDKYTAVVKVIDSGDKLKLDQTHLETVIPAPGKKVMVLNGGYRGNEGILESINEKKFSVTITIDSGPLKGRRVEDIQYEDVSKLA, from the exons ATGGGCAAGTCGGATTTCCTCAGCCCCAAGGCCATCGCCAACCGCATCAAGTCCAAGGGGCTGCAGAAGCTGCGCTGGTACTGCCAGATGTGCCAGAAGCAGTGCCGCGATGAG AATGGCTTCAAGTGTCATTGCATGTCTGAGTCCCACCAGAGGCAGTTGCTGCTGGCTTCTGAAAATCCTCAGCAATTCATGGATTACTTCTCTGA gGAATTCCGAAATGATTTCCTAGAATTGCTCAGGAGGCGATTTg GAACAAAGAGAGTGCACAATAATATTGTGTACAATGAGTACATCAGCCATCGAGAGCACATCCACATGAATGCCACACAGTGGGAGACCCTGACTGATTTTACAAAATGGCTGGGGAGAGAAG GTCTTTGCAAGGTTGATGAGACCCCTAAGGGCTGGTACATTCAGTACATCGACAGGGACCCAGAGACCATTCGCAGGCAGCAAGagcaagagaggaagaagaaacagGACCTTGATGATGAGGAAAAGACTGCTAAATTCATTGAGCAGCAAGTTAGAAGAGGTTTGGAGGGGAAAGAGCTG GAAATGCCAGTCTATACTGAACTGAATAGAGAAAACGAAGAAGAAAAAG ttACATTTAATTTAAACAAAGGAGCAAGTACTTCAGTCGCAGCATCTTCTAAAACAAG TGTCCTTGGACAGAATGCACTGAAGATGGTGGAGGGGGcagttaaaagaaaagaagtagCTCATAGCTCTGGTCAgtccaaagagaaaaagaagaaatctgCACTGGATGAGATCATGGAG CTtgaagaggagaagaaaagaacatCTCGAAGAGACTACTGGTTACAGCCT GAAATTATTGTAAAAATTGTAACAAAAAAGCTTGGAGAGAAATACCACAAGAAGAAGGCAGTTGTTAAG GAAGTGATTGACAAATACACAGCAGTTGTGAAGGTGATTGACTCTGGGGACAAGCTGAAGCTTGATCAGACACATCTAGAAACTGTAATACCAGCACCAG gcaAGAAAGTGATGGTATTAAATGGTGGGTACAGGGGAAATGAAGGCATTTTGGAATCCATCAATGAGAAGAAGTTTTCAGTGACAATAACCATTGACTCA
- the ATP5F1C gene encoding ATP synthase F(1) complex subunit gamma, mitochondrial isoform X2, whose product MFARGAAVVLVQPQWGQVRNMATLKDITRRLKSIKNIQKITKSMKMVSAAKYARAERELKPARVYGTGALSLYEKAEIKAPEDKKKHLLIGVSSDRGLCGAIHTSIAKTLKNEITNLSNAGKEVMVVGVGDKIRGLLQRTHGNYFLLTFKEVGRRPPSFGDASAIALELLNSGYEFDEGSVIYNRFRSVISYKTDEKPIFSFETVAGSESLSIYDDIDADVLRNYQEFTLANILYYSLKESTTSEQSARMTAMDNASKNASEMIDKLTLTFNRTRQAVITKELIEIISGAAAL is encoded by the exons ATGTTCGCCCGGGGCGCCGCGGTCGTGCTGGTCCAGCCGCAATG gggccaagtcaggaataTGGCAACGCTAAAAGACA TCACCAGGCGTTTAAAGTCCATCAAGAACATCCAGAAGATCACCAAGTCCATGAAGATGGTTTCTGCAGCCAAATATGCAAGagctgagagggagctgaagccTGCAAGGGTCTATGGAACAGGAGCTCTGT ctctttatgagaaagcagaaataaaggCACCTGAGGACAAGAAGAAGCACCTCCTCATTGGTGTGTCCTCTGACCGAGGCCTGTGTGGTGCTATCCATACATCTATTGCTAAAACCCTCAAGAATGAGATTACCAACCTCTCAAATGCAGGGAAAGAGGTTATGGTGGTTGGAGTAGGTGACAAGATCAGAGGCCTGCTTCAAAG GACACATGGCAACTATTTCCTGCTGACATTCAAAGAGGTGGGACGGAGACCTCCAAGCTTTGGAGATGCTTCAGCCATTGCTTTAGAGCTGTTAAACTCTGGGTATGAATTTGATGAAGGCTCTGTCATCTACAATCGGTTCAG GTCTGTCATTTCTTACAAGACTGATGAAAAACCAATCTTCTCCTTTGAAACTGTGGCTGGCTCTG AAAGCCTGAGTATCTATGATGATATTGATGCTGATGTGCTGAGGAACTACCAGGAGTTCACGCTAGCAAACATTCTGTACTACTCCCTGAAGGAATCCACCACCAGCGAGCAGAGCGCCAGGATGACTGCCATGGACAACGCCAGCAAGAATGCTT CTGAGATGATTGACAAGCTGACCTTGACCTTCAACCGCACCCGCCAAGCCGTCATCACCAAGGAGCTCATTGAGATCatctctggtgctgctgctctgtga